A single genomic interval of Daucus carota subsp. sativus chromosome 1, DH1 v3.0, whole genome shotgun sequence harbors:
- the LOC108205286 gene encoding uncharacterized protein LOC108205286, which produces MAEEAGMFFVQQTVGSVLCCKCGIPMAPNAANMCVKCLRTEVDITEGLQKHVIIVHCPECDTYLQPPRTWIKAQLESKELLTFCVKRVKNLNKVKLVDAGFIWTEPHSKRLKVKLRVQKEVLNGAVLEQTCTVEYVVQDQMCESCTRVQANPDQWVAAVQLRQHVSHRRTFFFLEQLILKHDAAARAIRITQMDQGIDFFFANRSHGVKFVEFLGKVVPVKSRSDKQLVSHDTKSNNYNYKHTFSVELCPICREDLICLPPKVSASLGHLGPLVICTKVSNNIILLDPFTLRHCFLDADQYWRSAFKSLLSSRQLIEYIVLDIESCASEVTVGGSTYLLADAQVARLSDFGKNDTIYFVKTHLGHLLSPGDYALGYDLHAANTNDMELNKYKGFVLPDVVLIKKSYEEKRMKKRGKPRAWKLKSLGMEIDDSAKGKFDEEKMDAEYEKFLEDLEENPELRFNVSLYRNKEYQPSDMASVTDGEDAPTVPLDELLGDLNLTEAETDYDDMKE; this is translated from the coding sequence ATGGCTGAAGAAGCTGGGATGTTTTTTGTTCAACAAACTGTTGGCAGTGTTTTATGCTGCAAATGTGGTATTCCAATGGCACCAAATGCTGCAAATATGTGTGTCAAGTGCTTACGTACTGAAGTTGACATTACAGAGGGTTTACAAAAGCATGTCATTATCGTTCATTGCCCAGAATGCGATACGTACTTGCAGCCACCCAGAACTTGGATTAAAGCACAACTTGAGTCGAAGGAACTCTTGACCTTTTGTGTAAAGAGAgtaaagaatttgaataagGTTAAGCTAGTCGATGCGGGTTTTATATGGACAGAGCCTCACTCTAAAAGGCTCAAAGTCAAACTGAGAGTACAGAAGGAGGTTCTTAATGGTGCAGTCCTTGAACAAACTTGTACAGTTGAATATGTTGTACAAGATCAAATGTGTGAATCTTGCACCAGAGTGCAGGCTAATCCTGATCAGTGGGTAGCTGCAGTTCAACTAAGGCAGCATGTTTCTCATAGGAGAACCTTTTTCTTCTTGGAACAGCTTATACTTAAGCATGATGCCGCTGCCCGTGCCATAAGAATTACTCAGATGGACCAGGGAATTGATTTCTTTTTTGCTAATCGCAGTCACGGTGTGAAGTTCGTAGAATTTCTGGGTAAAGTTGTTCCAGTCAAGAGTCGGAGTGACAAACAGCTTGTGTCCCATGATACCAAGAGCAATAACTACAATTATAAGCACACTTTCTCTGTTGAACTCTGCCCAATCTGTCGTGAGGATCTAATCTGCCTGCCCCCAAAAGTTTCGGCTAGTTTAGGACATCTTGGCCCACTAGTAATATGCACAAAAGTAAGCAACAATATCATTTTACTGGACCCCTTCACTCTTAGACACTGTTTTCTGGATGCTGATCAATATTGGAGGTCAGCTTTCAAGTCCCTACTTTCCAGTAGGCAGCTTATCGAATATATAGTATTGGATATAGAGTCTTGTGCTTCTGAAGTAACTGTTGGTGGGTCTACTTATCTTTTGGCTGATGCACAAGTAGCGCGTCTATCAGATTTTGGAAAGAATGATACTATATACTTTGTAAAAACACATTTAGGCCATCTTTTATCTCCTGGGGATTATGCTCTTGGTTAtgacttgcacgctgccaacaCTAATGATATGGAACTAAATAAATACAAAGGTTTTGTCCTCCCGGATGTGGTTTTGATAAAAAAGAGCTATGAGGAGAAACGCATGAAGAAGCGTGGGAAGCCTCGTGCTTGGAAGCTTAAATCCCTTGGCATGGAAATTGATGATTCTGCtaaaggtaaatttgatgaagaaAAGATGGATGCAGAATATGAAAAGTTTTTGGAAGACTTGGAGGAGAACCCTGAATTAAGGTTTAATGTGTCGTTGTACCGTAATAAAGAATACCAGCCATCAGATATGGCATCTGTAACTGATGGAGAGGATGCTCCTACTGTGCCTTTAGATGAGTTGCTTGGTGATTTAAATCTTACTGAAGCAGAAACTGATTATGATGATATGAAGGAGTGA